Below is a genomic region from Virgibacillus dokdonensis.
TTCCATCTCCTCATCAAATGGAATGGCTACGAAATATTTCTTTACAATGACTGTTACAAGCACAGCCATAACAATAAATCCAAGGATACAGCTATAGAAGAACCATGCAGGGAAGCCGAGAATATATGTATATTGATCAGGTTCTTTCTTACCCAAGCCATAAGCGAAAGCGAACCACCATGTAAAATTAAAAATAACCAAACCTACGCCTATCCATGCTTCTCGATTGGCGATTTTTTCATGCTGCTTCTTCAAAAACTTCACTCCTTATACGTTTCTACAATTTTCATTAACAATAATATATCGTAATTATTTCATGAATGTAAAGAATGGAAAAGATAGATGTCTTAGAAACGTGTTTTTAATAATAGACAGTTTAAAGTTCCGATTTATTATCATTTTTAATCCCTTTCCGTTTATTACATTTTATACTTCTTTACAGACAATTTGCTAGCCATATTTACTATTTTCCAGTGGACTGTTCATTTCTACTCATACCTAAGAAGGCCACAGTGCAAATCACTGTGGCCAATGAAATTAGATTCTTCCCATCTCTATAAAGCTTTGTCTACTAAAAAAATTAACCTTTACCAAATTGCTTATATATCTAATCGCTATCGTCTTTCCTACAAGCCCTACATTTATCCTATTTTCTTCGATATACGAAACGTACTAACAAGCGCAATCATTGTAATAACAGTTAGTGCAAAAAAAACATCAGAATAATGAGGCACATGTGAATCATAAATAGGATTAATGGCATTCTCCCCTTTACGACGTAAGGCTAAGAAAGTACCCATCAACGCTGAACCTACACCTGTACCTAAGAATAAAGCGCCTTGGAATAATCCCATTCCTACTCCTACCTGTTCCTTGTTCAATGTAGATACGGCAAAGTTATTCGCAGGAGAATTTATAAGCGCATAAGCAATCCCACTTCCTAGCACGCCCATCGATAACGTGATAGGAGACCCTCCTGAAAAAGTGGAGAGAAAGAACGTAGAGCCACCCATACATAGCAGACCAGCTATTAAGAGAAATTCATGTTTTATACGGTCAGATAATCTTCCTATAATTGGTGATAAAATGGCAACAGCTGCTCCTCCTGGTAACAGGAGCATTCCAGCCTCACCGGGTGAAAATCCATTTACTTCCACAACTAACAGGGGAATAAATACAAGAATAGGAAAATAAGCAAACATGGATAAAAAAATGATGAGCACAGAACGAACATACGCACGATTTTTTAACAAGATTGGTGGAATAAATGGATTACTAGCAGTCCTTATTCGTATGGTTAAAATAACTAAAGCGACGAACGATACACCTAAACATACCATGGTTAAATAGGAAGTTAAACCTTGATTTTCAGATAAAGTAATCCCTAGCAAAAAGAAACCTATCATTAGACCTAGAGAAATACCACCTATGACATCAAATGTTTTGTTTTTTTCACTCTCTAAAGGATAGATTTTTTGCATGGAAATTTGTGCACTTATTGCAATAAGTATCCCTAAAGTAAATGTTATCCAAAATAAAGCTTTCCAACCTAGCCATTGTCCGACGAGTCCTCCAAAAATCGGACCACCGGCAGTTCCGATGCCAATGCTGCCAGCAACAATTCCTAAAACGATACCACGTTGACCTGGTGGGTACACTCTAGAAATAACGATAATAGAAACAACGGACACAGAAGCCATTCCAGCACCTTGAATCATTCTTCCAATTACTAACATGTTTAGCTCCGTCGCAAGAGCAGCAATAAGATTACCTAATGTTAAAATTAAAACACCAATAGTAAACAACTTTCTTGCCTCTACAAAATCGGCAATACGTCCATAAAAAGGAATGGCTATTGCCAAAACAAGTGCAACACCACCAACTATCCAACTCGTTTGAGCTTCAGATGCCCCTAAGTCATTGCCAATCAAACCTAATACAGGCGTAACCATATCGACAGTAACTCCAGATAATAACACAGAGAATGCTAAAGTCAGGATTAACAAAACATTTTTTCCGTGTTTTTGCGCGCTTTGATTATGATTCAATTGTTCATTCATTATTTTTCCTCCTAAATAGTGTAATTTACAATTTTAGGAGGAATTTTCTATTGTTTTAACCACTTCTAACACTCCTGAGATGACAATATAAGTACTTCGCTCTTTTTCAAACTAAAGCTATCATACCATAAAAAAAATCCAAAAAACAAAGCGTTGATTTATATGTTTCTTATATTGCAAAATATGAAAAAGGAATGATGTAAAGTATCTTTACATCATTCCCATTATTTTCCAGTGAAACACCAAGCCATTCTTCTTTGTCTAAACTCTAGAACTTCCTTGCAAAACTTTAACCCCTTTAACTAAATTGAGAATAAAATAATATGCATTTATAACCACTACTGTTGCTATCGCTAAGGTTGTCACATTTTCATTTAAGTTACTTATCAAAAGAGCAATGAATGCTCCAATAACCGTTATCGCAGGAATTAAATGTATAAATAAAGCACTTTTAGCATGGTTTTTAATACCTTTATCTGATAAGAAATAAACAACAATGGGAAAAATAAACGGAGCAAAAAATACGCTAAAATAACAAAGTGAAGATAAGATATGTTCGGATTTCATTGTCATTTCACCTCATCGATTGATTTGATAAATTTATATTACCATAAAAACAGGCAAAATTATCTTACAATGTCGAAAGATTGATATAACATTTCATCTACCTTTAACACATTTCCATTATGATGAAGGAGATGTTTTTTTGTTTTAAAGAGAAATCTCACACGATATTTTAGAACATCATTTTCATTGGGGCATAACCTATTATAGTTATGTAAATATGGAGGGATATAATATGGTAAAAGAAGAAGTTCAGCAACTATTGAATCAACTCATTCAGATTGAGCATATATCAACAACTTTGTATTTAGCTATGTCAGCCTATTTAGATCGTAAAAATTACACTGGTATGGCAAGGTGGTTACGGTTGCAATCGGAAGAAGAGAGAACACATATGCTAACTTTAATTGATTATTTAACTGGAAAAGACGGCATTGTTAAGCTAAGTGATGTTCCTCAACAACCAAGTGATTTCGGAACGCCACTTGAAACTTTTGAAAGCGTTCTTGAACATGAGCAATATGTAACAAACGCTTATCGACAGGCTTATGATTATATAACACAAGTGGATCCACAAACAACTGTTATCGTTCTAGAGTTTTTAAGGGAACAAATTGATGAAGAAGCGCAAGCATTAACGATTGTAGAACGATTGAAATTGGCAAACAATAATCCATCAGCATTATTACTTATGGATCAAGAATTAGGTCAAAGACAAAATGCAGGAGGTACTGCATAATTGTAAACCAGTCGTATCATATCGGACTCGCGCACTCCAAATTGGGTTGATCTGTGCAGAATAAATGTCACCTGTCTCATTATAGATAAAATATCTTCATGAGACAGGTGTAAATCTTAACGAATCCCTCTCATAAACTGTTGAATTTTTGGTGACATTAAAAGTAAAATTACTCCTAACAAAATTGCAGCCCCGCCAATAACACCAAAATAAATAATTTCTGTAGCTGGCTGATAAAGTTTCACAATTTGCGCATTAATTGCTTGAGCAGAAGCGTTTGATAAAAACCACAGACTCATTGTTTGGGCTGAAAATGCAACTGGTGCAAGCTTGGTAGTTGCCGATAAACCGACAGGCGATAAACATAGTTCACCAATAACAACGAGTAAAAAGCTAAGCACTAGCCAGATGGGATTCACTAACGTTTCCGTTCCATTAATAGCTGCTGGAATAATCATGACTAAGAAAGATAGCCCAGCAAAAAACAGACCGAGAGAAAACTTTTTAGAAGTGGATGGCTGTCGTTCGCCCATCTTAATCCATAATCCCGCAAATACAGGCGCCAAAACAACAATAAATAATGGGTTTAACGATTGAAACCACGATGAGTGTAGCTCTATACCTAGAAATTCCAATTGTGTCCGTTTGTCTGCATATTCTGCTAGAATGATAGATCCTTGCTCCTGTATTGCCCAAAACATGATCGCGGCAATGAATAAAGGAATATAAGCAAGCAGACGTGATTTTTCATCTTCATTTGTTTTAGGGCTACGATACATGACAATAAAGTATATGGTAGGAATAAGAATTCCGAGTATGCTTACAAGGTAAGTAAATCGGTTAATTGTTAATATGCCTGTCGATATAGTAACAAAACCTAATATAATAATAAAGATAACTCCAATAGTCATTTGTCCAAACACTTTTTTCTTTTCATCTTTAGCGAGTGGATTAGGTACATACGTTCCGGCTAAACCGAGGTATTTCTTTTTTGTAATTACAAAAACAATGAGACCTAATAACATACCTATTGCTGCTACACCGAAGCCTAAATGAAAATTGTATTCTTGGCCTAATGTACCAACAATTAAAGGTGCAATTAACGCCCCCATATTTATACCCATATAAAAAATACTAAATGCTGAGTCGCGTCTTACATCCGATAAGCGGTAAAGATCACCAACTACACTAGAGACGTTCGGCTTCAACAAGCCTGTACCCATAATAATTAAAAACATAGATAAAAATAATCCTGTTACCCCAGCAGGTAACGCTAATACAATGTGACCAACCATAATTAATACGCCACCATAAAACACCGTTTGCTGTGTTCCTAGTAGCCTATCAGCAATCCATCCTCCGATAATTCCTGACATATACACAAGTGATCCGTAAATTGCCATAATGGATTTAGCAGTATCATCAGCGATACCTAATCCACCACTTGCAATCTCGGTATACATGTAATAAAGTAACAGCGCGCGCATTCCATAATAGGAAAAACGTTCCCAAAATTCGGTGAAGAAAAGTGTAAACAAACCTTTTGGATGACCAAAAAACCCCGTCTGGGGGACACTATTTACAATTTCTTCTTTACTATGTGCTGACATGATTCAAACTCCTTCAGAATAGACTGATAATTTTTCTTCAAGATGTTTTTATGGTACTCCTCACATTTTTAAACGTCAAATGGCGAAAAATTATGATATTTAAAGTGAAGTTGTTTCATATCTTCATTTGTAAAAAGCTTGTCTATCTTTGTTTTGACAATTATTCAGAGAGTTTCAAGAAAGCTCCTCCATTCGCTTAGATATCACTTTTCTGTATACATATCGTTCACCAATTCGTCATTTATAAATATTTTGTCAGTATTTCTTGATTTATACACTTGAAATAATATACGCAATTATTTATAATAAGATTTGTGTCTATACTGGGGGTCATAGCTCAGCTGGGAGAGCGCTACGCTGGCAGCGTAGAGGTCAGGGGTTCGATCCCCCTTGACTCCATTAATAAAAAGGGGCGCAGTAATATTACTTACTGCATCCCTTTTGCCATAATATGAAGAATGTGATAGTATAGTCCAGCTCTTTCTAATCTATTTGTTACATCCCTTATTTCTTCTGACTTTTGCCCCCTCACTTATTACAAAAATCACCCCAAGTATGGGTTTCTATAATTTTTACTATATTTATAAAAGCCATGCCTATTCATATACACCATTTTCTTCCTATTCTCTGGCGTATCAAAATGAATCAATTCTAAAACTAAATTGGTAAACTCCATAGAACCGTTTTATTTGCGACCAAATTTTTATCTTTTATTGCTTGTTGCTCTAGAAAACTGCCCTCAGGATGATAATTTTCATAATCATTCCATATGTAAACTGAATTACCAGTATGGTTATAATTGTTTAAAACCCATTTTTCTCCAAAAAATCAACTGCACCACATATAGCTCCTATTGAATTTACAGTAGCCTCTAACGATATAGTATGAACGTTCCAGTCCTCTCGTTGATTTAATGCACTGCTAAATGAGCACCTTCCCAATCTGCAACTCCTCTAATATAAGAAATAACGCCCTATTCATAATCCAATTTCCCTTCGAACAAAATTTGCCAAATTTCATGGAACTATTCAGGGGCTACTAGCTCCACTTTTATTCGATCTGGGTCCTCAAAGTATACAGCATAGTGGTCATCTCCACCAGCAAATGGATGCTGCTTTTTATACAGTATAGCAATTCCTTTATTTTTTAATTTCTCCGTCATATCATCTACGTGTTGACGTGAATCAGCATAAAATGCAAGATGATTTAAACCAACTCGACATCTATGATAAGTCACATCCAGACATCGTTCTTCTGCTTGTACAAAAACGATGTATGTATCACCTTTTTTCCAG
It encodes:
- a CDS encoding YhdT family protein; the protein is MKFLKKQHEKIANREAWIGVGLVIFNFTWWFAFAYGLGKKEPDQYTYILGFPAWFFYSCILGFIVMAVLVTVIVKKYFVAIPFDEEMEEE
- a CDS encoding MFS transporter, with translation MNEQLNHNQSAQKHGKNVLLILTLAFSVLLSGVTVDMVTPVLGLIGNDLGASEAQTSWIVGGVALVLAIAIPFYGRIADFVEARKLFTIGVLILTLGNLIAALATELNMLVIGRMIQGAGMASVSVVSIIVISRVYPPGQRGIVLGIVAGSIGIGTAGGPIFGGLVGQWLGWKALFWITFTLGILIAISAQISMQKIYPLESEKNKTFDVIGGISLGLMIGFFLLGITLSENQGLTSYLTMVCLGVSFVALVILTIRIRTASNPFIPPILLKNRAYVRSVLIIFLSMFAYFPILVFIPLLVVEVNGFSPGEAGMLLLPGGAAVAILSPIIGRLSDRIKHEFLLIAGLLCMGGSTFFLSTFSGGSPITLSMGVLGSGIAYALINSPANNFAVSTLNKEQVGVGMGLFQGALFLGTGVGSALMGTFLALRRKGENAINPIYDSHVPHYSDVFFALTVITMIALVSTFRISKKIG
- a CDS encoding DUF4870 domain-containing protein; amino-acid sequence: MKSEHILSSLCYFSVFFAPFIFPIVVYFLSDKGIKNHAKSALFIHLIPAITVIGAFIALLISNLNENVTTLAIATVVVINAYYFILNLVKGVKVLQGSSRV
- a CDS encoding ferritin, with translation MVKEEVQQLLNQLIQIEHISTTLYLAMSAYLDRKNYTGMARWLRLQSEEERTHMLTLIDYLTGKDGIVKLSDVPQQPSDFGTPLETFESVLEHEQYVTNAYRQAYDYITQVDPQTTVIVLEFLREQIDEEAQALTIVERLKLANNNPSALLLMDQELGQRQNAGGTA
- a CDS encoding peptide MFS transporter yields the protein MSAHSKEEIVNSVPQTGFFGHPKGLFTLFFTEFWERFSYYGMRALLLYYMYTEIASGGLGIADDTAKSIMAIYGSLVYMSGIIGGWIADRLLGTQQTVFYGGVLIMVGHIVLALPAGVTGLFLSMFLIIMGTGLLKPNVSSVVGDLYRLSDVRRDSAFSIFYMGINMGALIAPLIVGTLGQEYNFHLGFGVAAIGMLLGLIVFVITKKKYLGLAGTYVPNPLAKDEKKKVFGQMTIGVIFIIILGFVTISTGILTINRFTYLVSILGILIPTIYFIVMYRSPKTNEDEKSRLLAYIPLFIAAIMFWAIQEQGSIILAEYADKRTQLEFLGIELHSSWFQSLNPLFIVVLAPVFAGLWIKMGERQPSTSKKFSLGLFFAGLSFLVMIIPAAINGTETLVNPIWLVLSFLLVVIGELCLSPVGLSATTKLAPVAFSAQTMSLWFLSNASAQAINAQIVKLYQPATEIIYFGVIGGAAILLGVILLLMSPKIQQFMRGIR
- a CDS encoding VOC family protein, with translation MSKGLIHHIELYVSNLKTSTKFWGWYLEELGYRSFQKWESGQSWKKGDTYIVFVQAEERCLDVTYHRCRVGLNHLAFYADSRQHVDDMTEKLKNKGIAILYKKQHPFAGGDDHYAVYFEDPDRIKVELVAPE